In Bacillus sp. FJAT-45037, the following are encoded in one genomic region:
- a CDS encoding LolA family protein, with amino-acid sequence MKRLTAIFSLATAILFTTACSVEDTEKIIEQAVEAQENLDSYYAEVSSTFEYGGESETSTYKEWNMKQNKHRTEMENGYLHVSNGKESWSYDENENTVTVFETTDEMLDEMPTEAEMMREMLTEMLNSTDVKVNGRDTIAEQKTIHLSVSTKDGEEDQFMGDMSYDIWIDEETYMPLKMEWVSEDFSSMMEYTHIEYNIDIDEDLFSFEIPDGAEVLTMDDFMMESLSLEELSDSASFMIPNLDSILETHEFNEANYFEEMDMATLHFNQGDEFIVLSITTEKTEMMEETEPVTTENFEGSYMNMFDTHFLFWSNDDVYLELMTTSQEMSKENLVDIAAQIQ; translated from the coding sequence ATGAAAAGACTAACTGCTATATTCAGCCTAGCAACTGCTATTCTTTTTACAACGGCTTGCTCTGTTGAAGATACTGAAAAGATTATTGAACAAGCTGTAGAGGCTCAAGAAAATTTAGACAGCTATTATGCTGAAGTCTCATCTACCTTCGAATACGGCGGTGAAAGCGAAACATCGACTTACAAGGAATGGAACATGAAACAAAACAAGCACCGTACAGAAATGGAAAATGGCTACTTACACGTCTCCAACGGAAAAGAATCTTGGTCGTATGATGAAAACGAAAACACCGTCACCGTATTCGAAACAACAGATGAGATGCTTGATGAAATGCCAACTGAGGCTGAAATGATGCGCGAAATGCTGACAGAAATGCTAAACTCAACGGATGTGAAAGTTAATGGTCGTGATACTATAGCAGAGCAAAAAACCATTCACCTATCCGTTTCCACCAAAGATGGTGAAGAAGATCAATTCATGGGTGATATGAGTTATGACATCTGGATTGATGAGGAAACTTACATGCCCTTAAAGATGGAGTGGGTAAGTGAAGATTTCTCCTCTATGATGGAATACACCCATATCGAATACAACATTGATATTGATGAAGATCTCTTTTCCTTTGAAATTCCAGATGGTGCAGAGGTATTAACGATGGATGACTTTATGATGGAGAGCCTATCTCTTGAGGAGTTAAGCGATTCGGCTTCATTTATGATCCCTAACCTTGATTCTATTCTTGAGACCCATGAGTTTAATGAAGCCAATTACTTTGAAGAGATGGATATGGCTACCCTTCATTTTAACCAAGGGGATGAATTCATCGTGTTGTCCATTACAACAGAAAAAACAGAAATGATGGAAGAGACAGAACCTGTAACAACAGAAAATTTTGAAGGCTCTTATATGAACATGTTTGACACACACTTTTTATTCTGGTCGAATGATGATGTTTACTTGGAATTAATGACAACAAGTCAGGAAATGTCAAAAGAAAACCTCGTAGATATCGCAGCACAGATTCAATAA
- a CDS encoding response regulator transcription factor: protein MSESILVVEDEIEISRIISEYLVREGYEVTTAHDGEEGLRLFQEVRPQLVLLDLMLPRIDGFEVCRNIREKSEVPVIIISARQSDIDKIHSLGLGADDYVTKPFSTLELVARVKSQLRRYNRYYKKQRVNEILLFEGLTINFNQRTVKQDGEPVVFTLKEFELLCVLARSPGQVFSKEQLYQQVWGQDGADDIRTVTVHIKNVRHKLGEGSRHPRFIDTVWGIGYKFIGLKNEDT, encoded by the coding sequence ATGAGCGAAAGTATTTTGGTTGTGGAAGATGAAATAGAAATAAGTAGAATTATTAGTGAGTACTTAGTAAGAGAAGGCTATGAAGTGACTACTGCCCATGATGGGGAAGAAGGATTACGTCTTTTTCAAGAAGTCAGACCACAGCTTGTTTTACTAGATCTCATGTTACCAAGGATAGACGGATTTGAAGTATGTCGAAATATTCGAGAGAAAAGTGAGGTCCCTGTCATTATTATTAGTGCAAGGCAAAGTGATATTGATAAGATACATAGCCTTGGTCTTGGTGCAGATGATTATGTGACTAAGCCGTTTAGTACGCTTGAACTTGTGGCAAGAGTGAAATCACAACTAAGACGATACAATCGCTATTATAAAAAGCAACGAGTAAATGAAATACTATTGTTTGAAGGATTAACGATTAATTTCAATCAACGAACGGTTAAACAAGACGGGGAGCCGGTTGTCTTTACGTTGAAAGAGTTTGAACTCTTATGTGTGCTTGCCCGGTCACCTGGTCAAGTGTTTTCCAAAGAACAACTGTACCAACAAGTGTGGGGGCAAGATGGTGCTGATGACATACGAACTGTGACAGTACATATCAAGAATGTCCGTCATAAGCTCGGTGAAGGGAGTCGACACCCTCGCTTTATTGATACGGTTTGGGGAATTGGATATAAATTCATTGGGCTAAAAAATGAAGATACGTAA